The following are from one region of the Neurospora crassa OR74A linkage group III, whole genome shotgun sequence genome:
- a CDS encoding DUF803 domain membrane protein: MSWMLEEKYIGLALAMTSSLAIGTSFVITKKGLNQAEERHGFEGDGYVYLKNPMWWAGIGCMVAGEICNFAAYAFAPAILVTPLGALAVLIGAVLGSYFLNEELGTLGKLGSAICLIGAVIIVLHAPPDEDIQTIDQILNYAIQPGFLLYSALVCGFAGFMIYRVAPVYGKKNPLVYLSICSTVGSISVMAVKAFGIALKLTFAGNNQFTHPSTYVFMIITAVCILTQMNYFNKALSQFPTNIVNPLYYVTFTTATLCASFILFKGFNTTEPVATLSLLCGFLVTFTGVYLLNLSRGDPDGTKHLARRSRGDATGTDMISGLQTRMSMERRRSLGRMSTGSNRDRDSLMRAYDEEEALGLADLAEDSEEEDDDPRSPMIGSFRHSNGGPVNGNTTTTSTTQGGRLAPNGKKHAVGDSIEMQNRKKSGER, encoded by the exons ATGTCGTGGATGTTGGAAGAAAA GTATATCGGTCTGGCGCTAGCCATGACGTCGAGTTTAGCAATTG GCACGAGTTTCGTGATCACAAAGAAG GGATTGAATCAAGCAGAAGAGAGACACGGCTTCGAAGGAGATGGCTACGTATACCTCAAGAATCCCATGTGGTGGGCGGGAATTGGATGCA TGGTTGCTGGCGAGATTTGCAACTTTGCGGCATACGCATTTGCTCCAGCCATTCTGGTCACTCCACTAGGTGCGCTGGCGGTGCTAATAGGAGCTGTACTGGGATCGTACTTCCTCAACGAAGAGCTTGGAACCTTGGGCAAGTTGGGAAGCGCCATCTGTCTCATCGGCGCagtcatcatcgtcctccaTGCTCCCCCTGACGAGGATATCCAGACGATCGACCAAATTCTCAACTATGCGATCCAGCCGG GGTTTCTCCTTTACTCGGCTCTGGTATGTGGCTTTGCCGGGTTCATGATCTACAGGGTCGCTCCGGTCTACGGCAAGAAAAACCCCCTCGTCTATCTTAGTATTTGCTCCACCGTGGGTTCGATATCGGTCATGGCTGTCAAGGCCTTTGGCATTGCGCTCAAGTTGACCTTCGCGGGCAACAACCAATTCACCCATCCGTCGACCTATGTCTTTATGATCATCACCGCCGTCTGCATTCTGACGCAGATGAACTACTTCAACAAAGCACTCAGCCAATTCCCTACCAATAT CGTCAACCCTTTGTACTACGTCACATTCACCACCGCTACCCTTTGCGCCTCGTTCATCCTCTTCAAGGGCTTCAACACTACTGAGCCTGTCGCCACCCTCTCGCTTCTTTGTGGTTTCCTGGTCACTTTTACCGGAGTCTACCTGCTCAATCTAAGCCGCGGCGATCCGGATGGCACTAAGCACCTTGCACGACGGAGTCGCGGCGATGCCACTGGTACCGACATGATCTCAGGTCTGCAAACCCGCATGAGTATGGAGAGACGGCGCTCACTGGGACGTATGAGCACAGGCAGCAACCGCGACCGCGACAGTCTTATGAGGGCttacgacgaagaagaggcgcTGGGGCTGGCCGATCTTGCCGAGGAttcagaggaggaggatgacgaccCCCGCTCGCCCATGATCGGCAGCTTCAGACACAGCAACGGAGGCCCAGTCAATGGAAACACAACgacgacatcaacaacacaagGGGGTCGTCTCGCCCCTAACGGGAAAAAACACGCGGTCGGCGATTCAATAGAGATGCAAAACAGGAAAAAGTCTGGAGAGAGATGA